The sequence below is a genomic window from Planctomycetota bacterium.
CTCGGAGCGTGGCTCGCAATTGACGATGCTGCCCGCGCTTTCGAGACGTGCCTGACAATCGACTGGCCCGACGCGTGGAAGCTGGAGCTCGAGCCCGACGGAGGCTTCGCCGCCCGCAACGTCGCGGCTAAGTCGGTTCTTCGTCCCGAGGGCGGAGGAACTCTGCAGGAGCTTCTGGCCGAGCGGCATCCCAAGATGCGACCCATGCCGGACGACTGGCCTGCGGATCGGCCGCTCTTTTCGTCTGAGTTGCTGATGCGCGAGACGGGCTGGGAGCCCAAGGTCTCCGTCGAAGATGTGATCGCGATGGCAGAAGAAGCCGCCTCCAAGTAGCCTGACCGCCATGGCCACTGCCGTTGCCACGTCGAACGCCGTCGACTCGGAGGACCGTCTCCGGCTCGATCCGGCGTTCCTGGCCAAGCTCGACAAGCTCGACGTCCACAGCCGAAAGATCCTCCAGGGCAAGATGAAGGGCGAGCGCCGCAGCAAGCGTCGCGGGCAGTCCGTCGAGTTCGCCGACTTCCGCAACTACGTCCCCGGCGACGACCTGCGGTTCATCGACTGGAACGCCTACGCCCGGCTGGACAAGCTGTTTCTCAAGCTCTTCCTCGAAGAAGAGGACCTCGCGCTCAGCGTGCTGGTCGACGTCAGCAAGAGCACCGACTACGGCGACCCGCACAAGCTCGGCTACCTACGCCGCGTCGCCGCCGCGCTCGGTTACGTCGGGCTCGTCAACTACAACCGGGTCTCGGTCTCCGCCTATGCGGACGGCGTCGTCGCCGACACGGGCGGCCTGCGTGGCAGACGCAGCGTGCCGCGGCTGCTGGACTTCCTCGACCAGCAGAAGCCAACAGGTTCTGGCGATCTGGCCAAGGCCTGCCGCGACTTTGCTCTGCGGCACCGGAACAAGGGCGTCGTCGTTCTCTTGGGCGATCTGTTCGACAAGGCCGGCTTCGAAGAGGGCCTGCGGTATTTGCTGGCCGGGCGGTACGACGTCTTTGTGGTGCAGGTGCTGAGCCCGCAGGAGCTGGAGCCCGACATGAAGGGCGACCTGAAACTCATCGACCTTGAAGACGACGACGCGGCCGAGGTCAGCATCACCGCCCCGCTGCTCCGTCGCTACAAGGCCAACCTCGACGGGTACTGCCGGAAGGTCCGCGACTACGTCACCCGCCGCGGCGGTTCGTACCTTCTGGCGACGACGGACACGCCCTTCGACGAGCTGGTCCTGACCCAACTCCGCAGCCGCGGCTTGCTGCGATAGCGGTCGCGTCCGTCACCGCGAGCGCAGCCGAGGGACCTCGCCGTGCGATTGCGCAGAACAAAACGAGGTCCTTCGACTCGCTACGCTCGTTCAGGATGACGGATGCGACGATCCCATCCGATCGCGTGACGGGTCGCGATGCCGTTGTTTTGCCGACGCTGATCGCCCTAGTCACGCTGCTGGTCCTACTCGGCTGCCAGTGGCTCTTCACCGCCGACCTCTACTTCAAGGACCAGCCAAAGACCGTCAGCTACACGGCCGACATGGTGCTGCACGGCCGGCTCGCGCTGCCGCGTGACATGCTGCACCAGCCGGCCACCAAGCCGCCGCTGTACAACTGGATCGGCAGCGTCGCGGTGCTCGTCACCGGCTCGTGGCATCCGTTCGTGCTCAAACTCCCCAGCGTCCTCGGTGCCGTCGGGACGGCCGGCGTTCTCGCGTGGCTGGTGCGTCGCTTCGGTGGCAGCTGGACGTTGGCGAGTCTCGCAGCCGTGCTGTGGATGAACAACCGGACCGCCGTCGACCTGGCGTTCCGCGCTCGACCTGACATGCTCCAAGCGTTCTTCCTGACGGCCGCGTTCGCGGTCGCCTGCGTGCTGCTCTTGGCGAAGGAACGCCCGAAGCGAGACCGGTGGTGGGCATTCGCCTTCTGGGCCAGCGTGTCCGCCGCGGCGCTGACCAAAGGGCCGATGGCATTGCTCGCGATCGCGTTCGGGCTCGTGCTGCCGCTGACACTCGGCAGGCCGGGCGACGTCCGCCGGCTGCGACCGCTGATCGGACTGCCGCTGTGCGTGCTGCCTGTCGGTGCTTGGTTGCTTGCCGCCTGGATGACCGACGCCGACCACGTTCGCCGGGTGCTGCTCGGTGCCGAGCTGGTCGACCGCATCGGCTCGGCCACGCCCGAGGGCTTCGCCAAGCCCTGGTGGCAGGGCTGGGTCTGGTTCGCGAGCAAGACGCTCGCGTGGGTTCCGTTCACCCTCGCCGGCGCGGCTCTGGCTCTCCGCAGCCGCGTCGCCACGCGACGCTGGTCCGACGCGCGCAACACCCTCCCTTTCGCCGCCACCATCTGGTGCCTCATCGTCCTCTTCGGCGTCTCGTTCTCGTCGGGAAAGCGCGTCGATTACATCTTCCCCGCGATGATTCCCGGCGGCCTGCTGGCGGCGTGGTTCCTGACGACCTTCGCCCAGGCCGTCGCGCGTCGGCTGCCGAGAGTCGGCCCGCTCGTCGTCGCCCTGCCGGCGGTTGCAGCGTTCGCCTACGGCGGCGTCGTCGCCCGCAACGCCGTCACCCGCGGCGTCGAGGCCGAGACGCGTTGGACCGGCGATGCGCTCCACTTCGTCGATCAGGTTCGCCCCCTCGTCGATGACGACCCGGTCCTTGTCCTCGTCCGCGGCAAGACGCCGCTGGCAACGCTGCTCGGCATTCACCACGGCAACGGCGTCACCGACGAGCAACTCGCCAACG
It includes:
- a CDS encoding phospholipid carrier-dependent glycosyltransferase, yielding MTDATIPSDRVTGRDAVVLPTLIALVTLLVLLGCQWLFTADLYFKDQPKTVSYTADMVLHGRLALPRDMLHQPATKPPLYNWIGSVAVLVTGSWHPFVLKLPSVLGAVGTAGVLAWLVRRFGGSWTLASLAAVLWMNNRTAVDLAFRARPDMLQAFFLTAAFAVACVLLLAKERPKRDRWWAFAFWASVSAAALTKGPMALLAIAFGLVLPLTLGRPGDVRRLRPLIGLPLCVLPVGAWLLAAWMTDADHVRRVLLGAELVDRIGSATPEGFAKPWWQGWVWFASKTLAWVPFTLAGAALALRSRVATRRWSDARNTLPFAATIWCLIVLFGVSFSSGKRVDYIFPAMIPGGLLAAWFLTTFAQAVARRLPRVGPLVVALPAVAAFAYGGVVARNAVTRGVEAETRWTGDALHFVDQVRPLVDDDPVLVLVRGKTPLATLLGIHHGNGVTDEQLANATWVITEIIPGAHATRNSQLLPCDFKPGTLSVAKQHALYYRERLTDDQLHSARRNMLTWTIDDNPYLNTRNFPKNWDQPRNLPPPPPPPPPPPPPPP
- a CDS encoding DUF58 domain-containing protein, coding for MATAVATSNAVDSEDRLRLDPAFLAKLDKLDVHSRKILQGKMKGERRSKRRGQSVEFADFRNYVPGDDLRFIDWNAYARLDKLFLKLFLEEEDLALSVLVDVSKSTDYGDPHKLGYLRRVAAALGYVGLVNYNRVSVSAYADGVVADTGGLRGRRSVPRLLDFLDQQKPTGSGDLAKACRDFALRHRNKGVVVLLGDLFDKAGFEEGLRYLLAGRYDVFVVQVLSPQELEPDMKGDLKLIDLEDDDAAEVSITAPLLRRYKANLDGYCRKVRDYVTRRGGSYLLATTDTPFDELVLTQLRSRGLLR